In Lycium barbarum isolate Lr01 chromosome 9, ASM1917538v2, whole genome shotgun sequence, the DNA window actttctgagataataactattagttgagtGACCAGGTGAGAAATCAACTCCGAATTACTTGTAATAAGACTATATGAGTTATGTTTATCCAATCGGTTCGTCAAGTCACGGTCCAGCTTTATTTCCTGCATATATAGTCTTACAACCTATTGATTGCTCTGAATTGTAGTGATCGTGCATAACTGGCAATGCAGCTCAAGGGAATTTAATTTTCTGATGCACTTATGTGCTTAACTATATGACATTCCACTTGTATATTTTAAAGAAATGTACTACTATATGATATACTTTGAATATCAAGAATGAGAATTGTATTGCTGAAAGGGGTTTTTCGTTGTTTTCTTTTGCTCACAGGAAAAAGGAGAGatggaagaagaggaggaagataAGATTTTACTCAGCAGTTTGGGTGTGACCTCTGCAAATCCCGAAGATATTGAACGTGACGTCTTGGACAAGGTTTGTTCTGCAGAGTTGGAAATGCTGTTTGTCTGAAAACCTTTTGTCGATAGGAATTTTGACTAGTTTTGTGAGATGCTTAGATGTTTATAATGCACTTTAGCTCTTGTAGCTGATTGATTCTTCTCTGTGTTACTGGTTACCAAATTTGTTTATATATTGGCAGGCAACAAGGCACGTTGGGGACAGCAATGAAGCTACAGGGATTGCTGAAGAAGAGATAgtggaaagaaaggaagaaaatgaagAAGGACATGATCAGAAATTAGATTTGTTTAATAAATTGAGAGCAGTAGAAGTAGAAATAGATGCGATTAAAGATGGATTTGGACACTTGGAGCGCTTTAGAAGAAATGAGGAGGAAGTCCCTGATACTGATGGTAGCAGCGAGGCAAAGCTTACGGAAAGTGAGCAAAGCATGATTCAGGCACCTCTGGATGATTCAAACCTTCAACATGCTTTAGCTGATGATCGTCTAAGAAGTCTTCTTGAAACAAAGGCTCAACTCAAGGATGAACTTTCAAAATTTGCTAATGATACTTCGCCTGGTGCGTTGATAAGAGATCTTGTTAAGGATCAACCTAAATTCAAAAGAAAGGCGAAAGAAGTTCAGAAGTCAAGTAACAAGAAGAGCAAACGGCGGAAGACAGCATTgctggatgatgatgatgattttgatgcaGTGTTAGCTGCAGCATCTTCTGGATTTGTGGAAACAGTATGTGGTTTTTACGAACTGTAAATTGAAAAGATTTTTATAAGGTGGAAGCTACATGTGTGCGTGTTTGTTTGTCAATAATAAGAAGTActtacccgcaagggtggcttagttggttgagcatggggctttcataatggaggtctcaagttcgaaaccccctgcctatgacagcaggggatttgccttctaggtcgagctcgtcgcaccgggcttgcctagtgcgggttatctctcctgtgtggtttgcgagctattgcacaggagctgggtttaccctgtgcgcacccgaagggtagcggctgcgggttaccatgtcataaaaaaaaataaaaaaaataataagaagtACTTCTTTCAACATAAGCATCTAGTATCATACCTAAGCATATGGAGTTCTCATGCTAATCTCATATTACCTCTGTCGCAGGAAAGAGATGCACTAGTAAGAAAAGGAATGTTAACCCCCTTCCACAGGCTCAAAGGCTTTGAACGTCGGATCCATGATTCAGAGTCTTCCGGTAGACAAAGTGCTGCAGCTGATATAAACAGTAATGATGATGACCTTGCTTCCACCAGTATAGCCAAGGCTGTCCAGTCAATCTCACAGGCAGCTCAAGCTCGTCCAACCACCAAGTTGCTTGATTCTGCATCATTACCAAAACTTGATGCACCAACCCACCCTTTCCAAAGACTAAGAAAACCCCTAAAAATCCCTCAATCATTAGAGATTACAACAGAGAAGAATGGAGAAGGTACTAAAAAGAAGAAAAGGCCGTTACCTAGCAAGAAGTGGAGAAAGTTGGCATTTCGTGAGCTTAGGCAGGACGAAGTGTCAGGTATCTTTATTCACATGCTTCTGTGCTATGTTTAGTGGTAAGGACGCAATGCGTGAAGTTTGGGTTAGGCATGCGTCACGAGCTCAAACCTTGGCAGTGATTAAAGCATGGTATTTAAGTGCGAGCGGggtggagtttttttttttttttgggggggggggggggggggggatactcCCTTATAGGGATGTGCTGTCAGTCTGTTCGGTTCAGTTTTGAGATTTTCGGTTTTCCAGTTGATAAAAGggaaaactgaaaccgaactgaAATTAGTTCGGTTTGGTTTATATTGGTTCAGTTTGGGCCTTACCAGTTGGTAACTTTTTGTTTGGTTGAAGTAAGTCTAAATAGATAATAGTAGCTAGGCAGTGGATGACTAATTTAGGCCTGCTTTGGTTCATGACAGTTTCACTTGAAGGGCATAAGCTGGTCTGCAAATTGATTTAAGGAAGAAGGATTATAATCACATTTGAAATGGACCTCACAACTTACTATGAAAAATCCActcataaataaataaacaaatacatACAATCAGagaaacaacataaaacaaaataAGATTAAAAAGCAGTTACTTTGAAATCTATAGGCGGAGAGGAGAGAGTACAGATTTCAAAGGCTGAACTGCTTCAGAACATAACTTTGAGCAGAGTCGCATACTTGGATCCCAAACCATAAGTATCTTAGCTGAACAGGAAAAGCAATGTGAACAGTCACCGACAACGGTAATTTGTAAATTTGTAGGCTAAAGTCTGAAGACTGTGAACTGCGTGACGGCAACTTTATATAGTGATGAATGGGGATTAGAAATGCTGTTaatggaagaagaaattgtggCTAATCAGGGAAAAGGATGGAAGCTCAGGAAGAGAAAACcgatatctaaaaaaaaaaatactgaagAGGATTGATGGAAGCCTGAAGGCAATTTGAAATTTCGAAGTCTGAGCTGCTAAAAACCAAATTTTTTGGTTCGAATGCCTACCCCTGCTCCCTAAGTTTTGAACTGTGAGCACAATTGGGATGATGATCAcaaaatatgtgtgtgtgtttcgCTCTGATATTGTTAATAAATACAGAACAGATTGCTATTTGTGATATATTCTCTTCCCGTCCTGTATAAGTATTTGATTGTTATCTGATATTCTAGATGCATTGCAAATTCTTCTCGAGAAATTATATTGGTTTTGTGGTTTTGTTTGCTCATGATATATTTTCCTCCAAACATGAATAGCTTTATAATGCCACTCTGATGCAGTTAAGTTTTGCCTATCAAAGCCAACAGCATGTGGTATGTTTATTCTAGTGACAAGATTGGATAATAAGCTAACATCTGAAATGGATTTTAGAGGTTCCATCGCTAGAACTCATATCGGTTTCATGTAGTCTGATGTAGTAGTCTTAGTGCTATGATTGGTAAGCTTGATAGAGACTCTAGATTTTATTGCCAGTTAAGATGTCAAATATTTAGACTGTAAGTTTGAATCTTTCTGTATTCTGCTATATGGTTTCTTAAACTTTTTGGTGTTCAAGCAGAATGATATTGGTTGAAAGGTTTGGGGGTGGGGGTCGTAACATTGGGTCGTAACATTCACATATGAACATCATATAGATAAAGATGTATATAAAAGGTACTAAACTTTGTTTGTCTGCTGAAGATGTCAATACGTCCAGTCATGAGGACAACAAAGGGGATATTGAAGATGTAGAACCTTCTTTTGTGGAACTTGAAGGTGGATTCAAAATCCCGGAAACTATCTTTAACAAGCTTTTTGACTATCAGAAGGTTGGTGTGCAGTGGCTGTGGGAACTTCACTGTCAAAGAGCTGGTGGGATAATTGGAGATGAGATGGGTCTTGGTAAAACCATACAGGTTTTATCTTTTCTTGGATCACTGCATTTTAGCGATATGTATAAGCCAAGCATTGTTATTTGTCCGGTCACACTTTTGAGGCAATGGAAGAGGGAAGCTAAAACATGGTATCCCAGCTTCCACGTGGAGATATTACATGATTCAGCTCATAATCTATCAAGTAAAAAGAAGCAAGTGGATTCTGAAAGTGACTATGAAAGCGAAGATCTGCTCGATAGTGAGACTGAAGGAAACAAATCTTCTAAGACTTCCAAAAAATGGGATCCCGTGATAGCTCGTGTTGTAAGATCCAATTCTGGGCTATTGATCACCACTTATGAGCAACTCCGTCTATTGGGGGAGAAATTAATTGACATTGAATGGGGTTATGCAGTGTTAGATGAAGGGCATCGGATTCGGAACCCAAATGCTGAAGCTACTCTTGTATGCAAACAGCTCCAGACTGTTCACCGTATCATAATGACAGGGGCCCCAATTCAAAACAAGCTGAGTGAACTGTGGTCATTGTTTGATTTTGTCTTCCCGGGAAAGTTGGGAGTTCTACCTGTGTTTGAGGCTGAATTTGCTGTTCCCATATCTGTTGGGGGTTATGCTAATGCAACACCGTTGCAAGTTTCCACAGCTTACAGGTTGGTGTTTTATCCCATAATAGAGCTATGTAGATTTCCGTAGTTACTTTCTACTCCTGATTTTTAGCTTCTATCCAAGTCGGAGGCAAAGGGACTATCTATGTTTTGtatttattttttctatttttactcaatttttttatatttaattctgGATGAACTTATTAAAGATGAAGAAA includes these proteins:
- the LOC132610517 gene encoding protein CHROMATIN REMODELING 8, with product MEEEEEDKILLSSLGVTSANPEDIERDVLDKATRHVGDSNEATGIAEEEIVERKEENEEGHDQKLDLFNKLRAVEVEIDAIKDGFGHLERFRRNEEEVPDTDGSSEAKLTESEQSMIQAPLDDSNLQHALADDRLRSLLETKAQLKDELSKFANDTSPGALIRDLVKDQPKFKRKAKEVQKSSNKKSKRRKTALLDDDDDFDAVLAAASSGFVETERDALVRKGMLTPFHRLKGFERRIHDSESSGRQSAAADINSNDDDLASTSIAKAVQSISQAAQARPTTKLLDSASLPKLDAPTHPFQRLRKPLKIPQSLEITTEKNGEGTKKKKRPLPSKKWRKLAFRELRQDEVSDVNTSSHEDNKGDIEDVEPSFVELEGGFKIPETIFNKLFDYQKVGVQWLWELHCQRAGGIIGDEMGLGKTIQVLSFLGSLHFSDMYKPSIVICPVTLLRQWKREAKTWYPSFHVEILHDSAHNLSSKKKQVDSESDYESEDLLDSETEGNKSSKTSKKWDPVIARVVRSNSGLLITTYEQLRLLGEKLIDIEWGYAVLDEGHRIRNPNAEATLVCKQLQTVHRIIMTGAPIQNKLSELWSLFDFVFPGKLGVLPVFEAEFAVPISVGGYANATPLQVSTAYRCAVVLRDLIMPYLLRRMKADVNANLTKKTEHVLFCSLTPEQRSVYRAFLASSEVEQIFDGNRNSLSGIDVMRKICNHPDLLEREHSGRDPDYGNPERSGKMKVVAEVLKVWKEQGHRVLLFSQTQQMLDILEKFLVTCEFSYRRMDGVTPVKQRMVLIDEFNNTDDIFIFILTTKVGGLGTNLTGANRVIIFDPDWNPSTDMQARERAWRIGQKKDVTVYRLITRGTIEEKVYHRQIYKHFLTNKILKNPQQRRFFKARDMKDLFTLNDDGNGGSTETSSIFSQVAEDVNIVGAPDNQAKPYFKAPPEKDNGSKIGKGNNSDTKGKAGDYNNNGELDEETSILRGLFDAHGIHSAMNHDAIMNAHDEEKLKLEEQASQVAQRAAEALRQSRMLRSRESVAVPTWTGRSGAAGGPSSAKKKFGSTVNPQLTSKSSEESSSDYAIRTNALAAGASAGKALSSAELLARIRGNEEKAVSDGLVHQFGMSTASTSNSRAGSLSSGHRSASSSHVVQPEVLVRQICTFIQQRGGKTNSASIVDYFRDRVPSKDLPLFKNLLKEIAILEKNPGGSFWVLKPEYQDQ